In the genome of Nitrospiria bacterium, one region contains:
- a CDS encoding TRL domain-containing protein, translating to MSLLILSRVLKAIVLSVLMFSLGGCLYVNTTLPLTWVSNTRLDVKDLTLEEKEITGQSKSHTILFSLISWGNSGLDAALKNAKETAGFEVKEVYDVKTDIKIFNILYLYGSQTTILRAKVAN from the coding sequence TTTATTGATTCTTAGCCGTGTTTTAAAGGCAATTGTATTATCCGTCCTTATGTTTAGCCTAGGAGGGTGCCTATACGTAAATACTACGCTTCCATTAACCTGGGTTTCCAATACCCGTTTGGATGTTAAAGATCTAACCCTTGAAGAAAAAGAGATCACAGGACAATCAAAGTCACATACAATTTTGTTCTCCCTTATTTCTTGGGGAAATAGTGGTTTGGACGCTGCATTGAAAAATGCAAAGGAAACTGCTGGATTTGAGGTAAAAGAAGTCTATGATGTTAAAACAGATATAAAAATTTTTAACATCCTCTACTTATATGGAAGTCAAACCACGATTCTAAGGGCAAAGGTAGCAAATTAA